One window of the Anolis sagrei isolate rAnoSag1 chromosome 5, rAnoSag1.mat, whole genome shotgun sequence genome contains the following:
- the SCAF11 gene encoding protein SCAF11 isoform X2 gives MKNKNQCLQNGEDEKHEGNEGKENEEDCSCSSSTLPDEGDRCPICLNCLTEQEVGFPENCSHIFCLACILKWAETRPSCPVDRKQFKAVYKLNALKDCIKVQIKQQVSKKDDLLCCKEGKYCPMKNCTRKQENAEKRTLSAVSGKALNQKHNSSNEGEAKHSVKKNKPRRQTCLNRLIRGSFHDRFSSNSSFPGESPNYEHERIEISKIDTVIGHKRRELDLSCSVLARLARIPSLCCDGEMVACLLVSTVIVGTGFSISTTPLENFGSSERGHVVTYVQEGEEKKQTSGTAGTRGSRRKVADTTPRRRSARNVKTETLNPPQSPPKSSNSGCEASGDGDSFVNASGEESEKLPPKRKAKRGVKQQEPVVKKKLRSSRRYGKTSSDEVEVEESDETKRTLLLDKDSLLESANSTSDLSQKSDAETQSANGLENSKDCVEYKEEPPKDPDEGRDALDIVDTDSCSQDPPLLTLEGEISSYSQDPPILTLEGDSENCKTKDDTVYEDISCCASTVDHVDQPLPNVSSDELCGDTVTLTHQSSELESPKNELPMHELEPAVLTGSCSPTSDSPGDDSLEKSVCVLVEGDISTAPGNDVLGVPESMAITDKSLSDTGNKSPEEQGSIEVPDEPLTCFRNELLRETEPLATEEMLERPGSESPERPLSAHSENTLSEGNEFEMAVEEPLDSSTSKLKEPPMSVENEDAKAGEEEEEEASVNRDLDHENLQGTDILLNISVEEQHEQSVENINEESRPDSSPSVCTEEMKHFSEDNTEIVAMECDSFSSDQNDSQIDQPLMCESLQQEASSLIHDTEHLASFSVLSDKKEETEISTEIKKEKKPRIRRSRFHSPSTTWSPSKREGKRSQSPSPTREIISESRMSRSPKRGSCKEGQQSLLQSPVGDSVLEEVGLLPGSPKRDLAGRGSPSTSPKRDLVEEKRSPPSSPKRDAVREERRSPSGSPKRDPRREGRRSSWMQAKDSSPRHQCRSQSRDRESDKDGLKKDHERERSRRRWSQSRSRSRSRSRSRTRSKGPSFPRNERDSYSPPRWKERWGNDNWRGPRGNDRYKRNEQEKHAESMKRERDNINKDADKQSSSEQYRKDYPDWIMEKINSVPETRNRETFKNEPWEENRHNNSGPPWNRNFGSGWNSNRGRGARGRGGRGRGGFTYGEQTENRWQTRKPHSGNADNSGNESSRFSEHQSYKRKPEQDYSFDTPVDRSGWTSASSWAVRKTLPADVQNYYSKRGRNPSSPQSSWTKQEEVTSEQDPNFKDQGNQQNDNSQLPINVLQPQMNVMTPVNTQHQPMNLFPYPMAVPAPIMNIQHNPFSLPPPVPMHLHSGVPLVQVAASASVSQGPPPPPPPPPPSQQINYVTSQPDVKQLQAIPSTSHVANNMSTPLLPAPAATLGSVETVQGPSSGNATSSSNTKTSNAAIKLAESKKLLIQEKAAQEVKMAIKPFYQNKDITKEEYKEIVRKAVDKVCHSKSGEVNSAKVANLVKAYVDKYKHSRKKNPDEAVSMERK, from the exons ATGAAGAATAAAAACCAGTGTCTGCAGAATGGTGAAGATGAGAAACATGAAGGCAACGAAG GTAAAGAGAATGAAGAGGATTGTTCCTGTTCTTCAAGCACTTTACCTGATGAAGGTGACAGGTGCCCCATCTGTCTAAATTGTCTGACAGAGCAGGAAGTTGGTTTTCCAGAAAATTGCAGTCACATTTTTTGTCTGGCCTGCATCCTTAAATGGGCAGAA ACTAGGCCTTCATGTCCTGTTGACCGCAAACAGTTCAAAGCTGTATATAAACTAAATGCTTTGAAAGACTGTATAAAG GTTCAGATAAAGCAGCAAGTAAGCAAAAAAGATGACCTACTTTGCTGTAAAGAGGGCAAGTATTGCCCAATGAAAAACTGCACCAG AAAACAAGAAAATGCAGAGAAAAGAACTTTATCAGCAGTCTCCGGTAAAGCCTTGAACCAAAAACACA ATTCTTCTAATGAGGGAGAAGCTAAGCATTCTGTGAAGAAAAATAAG cCCAGAAGACAGACTTGCTTAAACAGATTAATCAGAGGTAGCTTCCATGATAGATTTTCTTCTAATAGTAGTTTCCCTGGAGAATCTCCTAACTATGAACATGAACG TATAGAGATCAGCAAAATTGATACAGTTATTGGGCACAAGAGAAGAGAACTGGACCTGTCATGTTCCGTGCTAGCTAGACTGGCAAG AATTCCTTCCTTATGCTGTGATGGAGAAATGGTAGCCTGTCTTCTGGTTTCCACTGTCATTGTGGGAACTGGCTTTTCAATAAGTACCACGCCTCTGGAAAACTTTG GATCATCAGAAAGAGGCCATGTTGTTACATATGtccaggaaggagaggagaaaaaacaAACTTCTGGCACAGCTGGCACAAGAGGCTCAAGGAGGAAAGTTGCAGATACTACTCCTAGACGAAGATCTGCTCGAAATGTTAAAACGGAAACTTTGAATCCGCCTCAGAGTCCACCAAAATCAAGCAATTCTGGATGCGAAGCCAGTGGTGATGGTGACTCCTTTGTGAATGCTTCTGGTGAAGAGTCTGAGAAATTACCTCCAAAACGGAAGGCTAAAAGGGGAGTTAAACAGCAGGAACCTGTCGTGAAAAAGAAACTCAGAAGCTCTAGACGCTATGGGAAAACATCTAGTGATGAAGTAGAAGTTGAAGAATCTGATGAGACAAAGAGAACTCTGCTACTAGATAAAGATAGTTTACTGGAGAGTGCAAATAGCACCTCTGACTTAAGTCAGAAAAGTGATGCAGAAACCCAGTCTGCTAATGGCTTAGAAAACTCCAAAGACTGTGTAGAATATAAAGAAGAGCCCCCAAAAGACCCTGATGAAGGACGGGATGCCTTAGATATCGTAGACACTGATTCATGTTCTCAAGATCCTCCTTTACTCACTTTAGAGGGGGAAATTTCTTCCTATTCACAAGATCCTCCTATACTTACCTTAGAGGGAGACAGTGAAAACTGTAAAACAAAAGATGACACTGTATATGAAGATATTTCATGCTGTGCGAGTACTGTTGATCATGTAGACCAGCCTTTACCAAATGTTTCTAGTGACGAATTATGTGGTGACACTGTAACACTTACTCATCAGTCCAGCGAATTAGAGAGTCCTAAAAATGAATTGCCTATGCATGAACTGGAACCTGCAGTGCTGACAGGTTCCTGTTCACCCACTTCGGATAGTCCAGGGGATGATTCGTTAGAAAAATCAGTTTGTGTTCTAGTAGAAGGTGATATATCCACTGCTCCTGGAAATGATGTTCTAGGGGTACCAGAATCTATGGCAATAACAGACAAATCATTGTCTGACACTGGAAACAAATCCCCAGAGGAACAGGGTTCCATAGAGGTACCTGATGAACCACTTACTTGTTTTAGAAATGAATTGTTGAGGGAAACGGAACCTTTAGCAACAGAAGAGATGTTGGAGAGACCTGGGAGTGAAAGCCCAGAGAGGCCACTGTCTGCCCATTCTGAAAATACATTATCAGAAGGAAATGAATTTGAGATGGCAGTTGAGGAACCATTAGATAGCTCTACAAGTAAATTAAAAGAACCTCCAATGTCAGTAGAAAATGAAGATGCTAAagctggagaagaagaagaagaagaagcatcaGTAAATCGAGATTTAGACCATGAAAATCTACAGGGAActgatatattattaaatatttctgTAGAGGAACAACATGAGCAATCTGTAGAAAATATTAATGAAGAATCTAGACCTGATTCATCACCCAGTGTGTGTACTGAAGAAATGAAACATTTTAGTGAAGACAACACTGAGATAGTAGCTATGGAATGTGACTCATTTAGCAGTGACCAGAATGACTCTCAGATAGACCAGCCATTGATGTGTGAGAGTCTACAGCAAGAGGCAAGCTCCTTGATTCATGACACTGAACACTTGGCATCATTTTCAGTACTTTCGGacaagaaagaagaaacagaaatctccacagaaattaaaaaagaaaaaaagcctcGAATTAGAAGGTCAAGATTTCATTCTCCATCAACAACTTGGTCTCCCTccaaaagggaggggaaaagatCTCAGTCTCcctctcccactagagaaataaTATCTGAAAGCAGAATGTCTCGATCTCCCAAAAGAGGCAGTTGCAAAGAAGGGCAGCAGTCTCTATTGCAATCTCCAGTAGGAGATAGTGTTCTAGAAGAGGTGGGTTTGCTGCCTGGTTCTCCAAAAAGAGATTTGGCAGGTAGAGGATCTCCATCCACTTCTCCAAAAAGAGATCTAGTAGAAGAAAAGAGGTCACCACCAAGCTCTCCAAAAAGAGATGCTGTAAGAGAAGAGAGACGGTCTCCATCTGGTTCTCCAAAAAGAGATCCacgcagagaaggaaggaggtccTCTTGGATGCAAGCAAAGGACTCTTCTCCAAGGCACCAATGTAGATCTCAAAGTAGGGATAGAGAGAGTGATAAAGATGGGCTAAAAAAAGATCATGAAAGAGAGAGGAGTAGAAGGAGATGGTCGCAGTCACGTTCCCGATCCCGGTCTCGATCCCGATCCCGGACAAGAAGCAAAGGTCCATCATTCCCTAGAAATGAGAGGGACAGCTATTCACCTCCCAGATGGAAGGAACGGTGGGGAAATGATAACTGGAGAGGTCCCAGAGGAAATGATAGATATAAAAGAAATGAACAAGAGAAGCACGCTGAGAGtatgaaaagagagagggacaACATTAACAAAGATGCTGACAAGCAGAGTTCTTCTGAACAGTATAGAAAAGATTATCCGGATTGGATTATGGAAAAGATAAATTCAGTTCCAGAAACAAGGAACagagaaacatttaaaaatgaaccATGGGAAGAAAACAGACATAATAATTCAGGACCTCCATGGAATAGAAATTTTGGATCAGGTTGGAATTCAAACCGTGGCAGAGGTGCCCGTGGTAGGGGTGGTCGTGGTAGGGGTGGCTTTACGTATGGAGAACAGACTGAGAATCGCTGGCAAACAAGGAAGCCCCACTCAGGGAATGCCGATAATTCTGGAAATGAAAGTTCAAGATTCTCAGAGCACCAGTCATACAAGCGCAAACCAGAACAAGATTACTCCTTTGATACACCTGTCGATAGGTCTGGGTGGACATCTGCATCAAGCTGGGCTGTGAGAAAGACTTTACCAGCTGATGTACAGAATTATTATTCCAAAAGAGGAAGGAATCCTTCAAGCCCACAGTCGTCATGGACAAAACAAGAAGAAGTAACTTCTGAACAAG ATCCAAATTTCAAAGACCAGGGCAACCAACAAAATGATAATTCTCAACTTCCAATAAATGTGCTGCAACCTCAGATGAATGTAATGACACCAGTGAATACGCAACATCAACCAATGAATCTCTTCCCGTATCCAATGGCTGTTCCTGCTCCTATTATGAACATTCAGCACAATCCGTTTAGTCTTCCTCCACCGGTCCCCATGCATCTTCATTCAGGAGTGCCTCTTGTCCAAGTAGCAGCTTCAGCCAGTGTCTCTCAGGGACCGCcgccacctcctccaccaccaccaccgtcCCAGCAGATTAACTATGTTACTTCCCAGCCAGATGTAAAGCAGTTACAG GCTATTCCTAGTACTTCCCACGTTGCCAACAACATGAGTACGCCACTCTTGCCTGCCCCGGCAGCAACTCTGGGAAGTGTGGAAACAGTGCAGGGACCAAGTTCTGGTAATGCCACATCGTCAAGTAACACCAAAACTTCTAATGCTGCTATAAAATTGGCCGAAAGCAAA AAGTTACTAATTCAGGAAAAAGCTGCGCAGGAAGTGAAAATGGCTATTAAGCCTTTCTATCAAAATAAAGACATTACTAAAGAAGAATATAAAGAAATTGTAAGAAAAGCAGTAGATAAA GTTTGTCATAGCAAGAGTGGGGAAGTGAATTCTGCAAAAGTGGCAAATTTGGTAAAAGCTTATGTGGACAAATACAAACACTCACGGAAGAAAAATCCAGACGAGGCTGTTTCTATGGAAAGGAAATGA